The Euphorbia lathyris chromosome 3, ddEupLath1.1, whole genome shotgun sequence genome contains a region encoding:
- the LOC136223205 gene encoding ubiquitin-conjugating enzyme E2 34-like, translating into MAEKACVKRLQKEYRALCKEPVSHIVARPSPSDILEWHYVLEGSSGTPFAGGYYYGKIKFPSDYPFKPPGITMITPNGRFMTQKKICLSMSDFHPESWNPMWSVSSILTGLLSFMMDNSPTTGSVNTTVAEKHRLAKASLAFNCNNTTFRKLFPEYVEKYNEQQRALQVNSEQAPKEVAQEAKSRLASEKLDNSSGENAKGDALKDAKRNRKQAFPTWLMFLLVSIFGVVMALPLLQL; encoded by the exons ATGGCCGAAAAAGCATGTGTCAAGCGACTACAGAAGGAATATAGGGCACTATGTAAG GAACCAGTTTCCCACATTGTTGCCCGTCCTTCCCCAAGTGATATTCTTGAGTGGC ATTATGTATTGGAGGGGAGTTCCGGAACACCTTTTGCAG GTGGATATTACTATGGGAAGATCAAGTTTCCATCTGACTATCCCTTTAAACCTCCTGGAATCAC TATGATAACTCCCAATGGGCGCTTCATGACTCAAAAGAAAATCTGTTTGTCTATGAGTGATT TTCATCCTGAAAGTTGGAACCCAATGTGGTCCGTGTCCAG CATCCTCACAGGGCTTCTTTCCTTCATG ATGGACAACAGTCCCACCACGGGCAGTGTCAACACTACTGTTGCTGAGAAACATCGTCTAGCAAAGGCTTCCCTtgctttcaattgtaacaa CACAACATTTAGGAAGTTGTTTCCAGAGTATGTGGAGAAGTACAACGAACAACAGCGAGCATTGCAGGTTAATTCGGAGCAAGCACCAAAAGAGGTGGCACAGGAGGCGAAATCAAGACTTGCATCAGAAAAACTTGATAATTCTTCAGGTGAAAATGCGAAAGGAGATGCGTTGAAGGATGCTAAAAGAAACAGGAAACAGGCATTCCCAACCTGGTTGATGTTTTTGCTGGTTTCAATCTTCGGCGTTGTAATGGCATTACCTCTGCTTCAACTTTGA
- the LOC136224030 gene encoding uncharacterized protein, translating into MKKSPVHPNKYETGDYGVGYEFDPQLDFSQFLEEAKQHERTMNLQNSAAESEAEKVRSTEDIKKSKKSWKKSLFKWWKSDTKKNEATSSKESDNSSHISRPRKGHVSGPLYGTGRPLETKLHRQTSGPLTNLFNPTKRLGKETPYMNLDQPNNPNGVKSYGPVYLVT; encoded by the exons ATGAAGAAATCTCCGGTGCATCCGAACAAGTATGAGACTGGTGATTATGGTGTTGGCTATGAGTTTGATCCTCAACTTGACTTCTCACAG TTCTTGGAAGAAGCAAAACAGCATGAGAGAACAATGAATCTTCAGAACTCAGCAGCAGAATCAGAAGCAGAAAAAGTTAGATCAACAGAAGATATAAAAAAGAGCAAGAAATCATGGAAGAAGTCTCTCTTCAAATGGTGGAAATCAGACACAAAAAAGAATGAGGCAACTAGCAGCAAGGAATCAGATAACAGCTCTCACATTTCAAGACCAAGAAAGGGTCATGTTTCCGGTCCGCTTTACGGAACTGGAAGACCGTTGGAGACGAAGCTCCACCGACAAACATCCGGGCCGCTCACTAACCTTTTCAACCCTACAAAGAGATTGGGGAAAGAGACACCATATATGAACCTTGATCAGCCAAATAATCCCAACGGAGTTAAATCATACGGACCTGTTTATTTGGTAACTTAA
- the LOC136224948 gene encoding RING-H2 finger protein ATL3: MGELDNSETVEITGKIMVVAIVILFLVVVFVLFLHLYAKWFWWRIEEPTRPPSRRNRRRFVFNPGQDPVRTGLELSVLRSLPIVIFQSEEFKDGLECAVCLSDILQGEKARLLPKCNHGFHVDCIDMWFQYHSTCPLCRNSVAPKLECPSFDSNDLEENEEVLISGYSSESPNFPTNVLFWGDETQVSTGGEGGSAHAQAQAQAQAGATSSSSSSGNYRYDEMLVIDIPLQVSDNFGEEESKSPMPTQRLRSLKRLLSREKRVAPSSSSSTSLDV; the protein is encoded by the coding sequence ATGGGGGAGTTAGATAACTCAGAAACGGTTGAAATCACCGGAAAAATCATGGTGGTAGCAATAGTAATTCTATTTCTAGTAGTGGTATTTGttctttttcttcatctttatgCAAAATGGTTTTGGTGGAGAATTGAAGAGCCAACTCGTCCACCTTCTCGCCGGAACCGCCGCCGTTTCGTCTTCAATCCAGGCCAGGATCCAGTAAGAACAGGGCTAGAACTCTCAGTCCTCAGATCGCTCCCAATTGTAATTTTCCAATCAGAAGAATTCAAAGATGGATTAGAATGTGCAGTGTGTTTATCTGATATCCTACAAGGAGAAAAAGCAAGATTGCTTCCTAAATGTAACCATGGATTCCATGTAGATTGCATAGACATGTGGTTTCAATATCATTCCACTTGTCCTCTCTGCAGAAACTCAGTAGCCCCAAAACTTGAATGCCCAAGTTTTGATTCTAATGATTTGGAAGAGAATGAAGAAGTTTTGATTTCTGGGTATTCATCAGAATCCCCAAATTTTCCCACAAATGTGTTGTTTTGGGGAGATGAAACTCAGGTAAGCACTGGTGGTGAAGGAGGTTCTGCTCATGCTCAAGCTCAAGCTCAAGCTCAAGCAGGAGCtacttcatcatcatcatcatcaggtaATTATAGATATGATGAAATGTTGGTTATTGATATACCTTTGCAAGTGAGTGATAATTTTGGTGAGGAGGAATCAAAATCCCCAATGCCTACACAAAGGTTAAGGTCATTGAAGAGGCTATTGAGTAGGGAAAAAAGGGTTGCTCCTAGTAGTAGTTCAAGTACTTCTCTTGATGTTTAA
- the LOC136223370 gene encoding uncharacterized protein gives MPLLDIATSQASLQNHLSPLRAQFLIHCKVFSSPFTFGDEKSPVSIWKSFHFPKNPNSWKRTKLQIKAVATLEPKSSTHKKDGYKKNAQLEVDSDVSVAQAEAKASSEDTSDVDEKELLRRTRISKANKGNTPWNKGRKHSPETLRKIRERTKLAMQNPKVRMKLANLGHSQSEETRSKIGVAVRSTWRKRREKLIVQETCYYEWQNLIADASRRGYVGEEEMQWDSYKILSEKLEIEWVESIEHRKTAPRPKGSKRAPKSPEQRRKIAEAIAAKWADPEYRQRVCSALSKFHGSPVGEGRRPRRRPSVQPKKREPTKRSSNVNNLTGNDITSSIQIVRPRSKAPVYKDPMAKSKLQMLKNIKAQRTATETQKTEAIERARLLIDEAEKAAEALEFAATKSPIARASLIETRKLIAEAIQLLESTDSEDITSKNDTDPLASAEPVDQVQQEIELSNGTATQTGSKEANGTKIHASSKDEDLNLTNLSLLNGENGMLPSSYNGYSLPAAIHLESLMEQSSSPKKHDQVELNGSVTPESSPLPNGRLVKDESASKSIAATKKWVRGRLVEVTEGD, from the exons ATGCCTTTATTAG ATATTGCTACATCTCAAGCTTCCTTGCAAAATCACTTGAGTCCATTAAGGGCTCAATTCCTTATTCATTGTAAAGTTTTTTCAAGTCCTTTTACCTTTGGGGATGAGAAGAGTCCTGTATCCATATGGAAATCGTTTCATTTCCCTAAAAACCCGAATTCTTGGAAGAGGACGAAGCTTCAAATAAAGGCTGTTGCAACTCTTGAACCGAAGTCTTCAACTCACAAAAAAGATGGTTACAAGAAAAATGCACAGCTTGAAGTTGATTCGGATGTCTCAGTGGCTCAGGCTGAGGCTAAGGCTTCAAGTGAAGATACATCGGACGTGGATGAGAAAGAACTGCTAAGGCGGACGAGGATTTCTAAAGCAAATAAAGGAAACACACCATGGAACAAAGGCAGGAAGCATAGTCCTG AAACCCTCCGGAAGATTAGAGAAAGAACAAAGCTTGCAATGCAGAACCCTAAG GTAAGGATGAAGTTGGCCAACCTTGGACATTCTCAGAG TGAAGAGACAAGATCAAAAATTGGGGTGGCAGTGCGATCAACGTGGAGAAAACGCCGTGAGAAATTAATTGTGCAGGAAACTTGTTATTATGAGTGGCAGAACTTGATTGCAGATGCTTCGAGACGAGGCTATGTTGGCGAGGAAGAGATGCAATGGGATTCCTACAAAATCTTAAGTGAAAAACTTGAGATTGAATGGGTAGAGAGTATTGAACACAGGAAAACAGCGCCGAGGCCAAAAGGTAGCAAGAGAGCACCAAAGTCACCTGAGCAAAGAAGAAAAATTGCTGAAGCCATTGCTGCCAAATGGGCTGATCCG GAATACCGGCAGCGAGTTTGTTCTGCACTTTCTAAATTTCATGGATCACCAGTTGGAGAAGGAAGGAGACCAAGACGAAGACCGAGTGTACAACCGAAGAAACGGGAACCAACAAAGAGAAGCAGCAATGTAAACAATTTGACCGGAAATGATATTACAAGCTCAATCCAGATAGTGAGGCCGAGAAGTAAGGCGCCAGTGTATAAAGATCCTATGGCGAAATCAAAATTGCAGATGTTAAAGAACATCAAAGCACAAAGAACTGCCACAGAAACCCAGAAAACTGAAGCCATTGAAAGAGCAAG GTTATTAATAGACGAAGCTGAGAAGGCTGCTGAAGCCCTTGAGTTTGCTGCGACAAAGAGCCCTATTGCTCGAGCCTCCCTCATAGAAACCAGAAAGTTAATAGCGGAAGCAATTCAATTGCTCGAATCAACGGATAGTGAGGATATCACATCGAAGAATGACACGGACCCTCTTGCCTCAGCTGAACCGGTTGATCAGGTGCAGCAGGAAATAGAATTAAGCAATGGAACTGCTACTCAAACGGGATCGAAAGAAGCAAATGGAACCAAGATTCATGCATCAAGTAAAGATGAGGATCTCAACTTAACCAACTTATCATTACTGAACGGTGAGAACGGAATGCTCCCATCGAGCTATAACGGATATAGTTTGCCAGCAGCGATTCATTTGGAGAGTCTTATGGAGCAGTCGAGTTCACCAAAGAAACATGATCAGGTGGAACTAAATGGGAGTGTTACACCGGAAAGTAGTCCTCTGCCAAATGGTCGACTTGTGAAGGATGAGTCGGCTTCTAAGTCGATTGCTGCGACCAAGAAATGGGTTCGTGGAAGACTCGTGGAAGTGACGGAGGGCGATTAG
- the LOC136224240 gene encoding bifunctional protein FolD 4, chloroplastic-like isoform X3 yields the protein MASITFTDYASSATARLLPFTGTNFRSNGVVFFRRLVNPLSVRTTSFRSLTIRSSSTSPPVVTAAMGSEAVAKVIDGKLVTKKIREEITAEVSKMKDEIGVVPGLAVILVGERKDSATYHMNEQKILNAVSIEKDVDGFHPLNIGRLAMRGREPLFVPCTPKGCIELLHRYGVEIKGKRAAVIGRSNIVGMPAALLLQREDATISIVHSRTKNPEEITRQADIIIAAVGQPNMVKGNWIKPGAVIIDVGINPVEDSKSARGYRLVGDVCYEEACKVASAITPVPGGVGPMTIAMLLSNTLSSAKRINNLQ from the exons ATGGCGTCCATCACCTTTACCGACTATGCCTCCTCCGCCACCGCTCGTCTTCTCCCCTTCACCGGAACTAATTTCCGCTCTAACGGCGTCGTCTTTTTTCGCCGCTTGGTGAATCCGCTTTCCGTTCGTACTACCTCTTTCAGAAGCCTCACTATTCGCTCTTCTTCAACTTCACCGCCGGTCGTTACTG cTGCAATGGGTAGCGAGGCCGTTGCTAAAGTGATTGATGGGAAgttagtgactaagaaaatcAGGGAGGAGATTACTGCTGAAGTGTCAAAGATGAAGGATGAAATTGGTGTTGTTCCTGGATTAGCAGTTATTCTCGTTGGAGAAAGGAAAGATTCTGCTACTTAT CACATGAATGAGCAGAAAATATTGAATGCTGTGAGCATTGAGAAAGATGTGGATGGTTTCCATCCATTGAACATTGGCCGCCTAGCTATGCGAGGAAGAGAACCTCTGTTTGTTCCATGTACCCCTAAAGGGTGCATTGAATTGCTGCATAGATATGGTGTCGAAATCAAAGGGAAGAGAGCTGCTGTAATCGGTCGCAGCAATATCGTTGGGATGCCAGCTGCTCTATTGCTTCAA AGGGAAGACGCTACCATTAGTATTGTCCACTCTAGAACCAAGAACCCTGAGGAGATCACCAGACAAGCCGATATCATAATCGCTGCTGTAGGACAACCGAACATGGTGAAGGGGAATTGGATAAAGCCTGGTGCTGTTATCATTGATGTCGGGATTAATCCAGTGGAG GATTCGAAAAGCGCTCGAGGTTATCGATTGGTTGGAGATGTTTGCTACGAGGAAGCTTGCAAGGTTGCTTCAGCTATTACACCAGTTCCTGGAGGAGTTGGTCCAATGACAATAGCTATGCTTCTATCTAATACTCTCAGTTCAGCAAAGAGGATAAATAACCTCCAGTGA
- the LOC136224240 gene encoding bifunctional protein FolD 4, chloroplastic-like isoform X1 — MASITFTDYASSATARLLPFTGTNFRSNGVVFFRRLVNPLSVRTTSFRSLTIRSSSTSPPVVTAAMGSEAVAKVIDGKLVTKKIREEITAEVSKMKDEIGVVPGLAVILVGERKDSATYVRNKKKACESVGITSFEVHLPEDCSEEEVLKFISGFNDDPSVHGILHMNEQKILNAVSIEKDVDGFHPLNIGRLAMRGREPLFVPCTPKGCIELLHRYGVEIKGKRAAVIGRSNIVGMPAALLLQREDATISIVHSRTKNPEEITRQADIIIAAVGQPNMVKGNWIKPGAVIIDVGINPVEDSKSARGYRLVGDVCYEEACKVASAITPVPGGVGPMTIAMLLSNTLSSAKRINNLQ; from the exons ATGGCGTCCATCACCTTTACCGACTATGCCTCCTCCGCCACCGCTCGTCTTCTCCCCTTCACCGGAACTAATTTCCGCTCTAACGGCGTCGTCTTTTTTCGCCGCTTGGTGAATCCGCTTTCCGTTCGTACTACCTCTTTCAGAAGCCTCACTATTCGCTCTTCTTCAACTTCACCGCCGGTCGTTACTG cTGCAATGGGTAGCGAGGCCGTTGCTAAAGTGATTGATGGGAAgttagtgactaagaaaatcAGGGAGGAGATTACTGCTGAAGTGTCAAAGATGAAGGATGAAATTGGTGTTGTTCCTGGATTAGCAGTTATTCTCGTTGGAGAAAGGAAAGATTCTGCTACTTATGTAAGAAACAAGAAGAAAGCTTGTGAATCTGTAGGTATTACTTCTTTTGAAGTGCATTTGCCTGAAGATTGCTCAGAAGAAGAAGTACTCAAGTTTATCTCTGGTTTTAATGATGATCCTTCAGTCCATGGCATCCTT CACATGAATGAGCAGAAAATATTGAATGCTGTGAGCATTGAGAAAGATGTGGATGGTTTCCATCCATTGAACATTGGCCGCCTAGCTATGCGAGGAAGAGAACCTCTGTTTGTTCCATGTACCCCTAAAGGGTGCATTGAATTGCTGCATAGATATGGTGTCGAAATCAAAGGGAAGAGAGCTGCTGTAATCGGTCGCAGCAATATCGTTGGGATGCCAGCTGCTCTATTGCTTCAA AGGGAAGACGCTACCATTAGTATTGTCCACTCTAGAACCAAGAACCCTGAGGAGATCACCAGACAAGCCGATATCATAATCGCTGCTGTAGGACAACCGAACATGGTGAAGGGGAATTGGATAAAGCCTGGTGCTGTTATCATTGATGTCGGGATTAATCCAGTGGAG GATTCGAAAAGCGCTCGAGGTTATCGATTGGTTGGAGATGTTTGCTACGAGGAAGCTTGCAAGGTTGCTTCAGCTATTACACCAGTTCCTGGAGGAGTTGGTCCAATGACAATAGCTATGCTTCTATCTAATACTCTCAGTTCAGCAAAGAGGATAAATAACCTCCAGTGA
- the LOC136224240 gene encoding bifunctional protein FolD 4, chloroplastic-like isoform X2 has protein sequence MASITFTDYASSATARLLPFTGTNFRSNGVVFFRRLVNPLSVRTTSFRSLTIRSSSTSPPVVTAAMGSEAVAKVIDGKLVTKKIREEITAEVSKMKDEIGVVPGLAVILVGERKDSATYVRNKKKACESHMNEQKILNAVSIEKDVDGFHPLNIGRLAMRGREPLFVPCTPKGCIELLHRYGVEIKGKRAAVIGRSNIVGMPAALLLQREDATISIVHSRTKNPEEITRQADIIIAAVGQPNMVKGNWIKPGAVIIDVGINPVEDSKSARGYRLVGDVCYEEACKVASAITPVPGGVGPMTIAMLLSNTLSSAKRINNLQ, from the exons ATGGCGTCCATCACCTTTACCGACTATGCCTCCTCCGCCACCGCTCGTCTTCTCCCCTTCACCGGAACTAATTTCCGCTCTAACGGCGTCGTCTTTTTTCGCCGCTTGGTGAATCCGCTTTCCGTTCGTACTACCTCTTTCAGAAGCCTCACTATTCGCTCTTCTTCAACTTCACCGCCGGTCGTTACTG cTGCAATGGGTAGCGAGGCCGTTGCTAAAGTGATTGATGGGAAgttagtgactaagaaaatcAGGGAGGAGATTACTGCTGAAGTGTCAAAGATGAAGGATGAAATTGGTGTTGTTCCTGGATTAGCAGTTATTCTCGTTGGAGAAAGGAAAGATTCTGCTACTTATGTAAGAAACAAGAAGAAAGCTTGTGAATCT CACATGAATGAGCAGAAAATATTGAATGCTGTGAGCATTGAGAAAGATGTGGATGGTTTCCATCCATTGAACATTGGCCGCCTAGCTATGCGAGGAAGAGAACCTCTGTTTGTTCCATGTACCCCTAAAGGGTGCATTGAATTGCTGCATAGATATGGTGTCGAAATCAAAGGGAAGAGAGCTGCTGTAATCGGTCGCAGCAATATCGTTGGGATGCCAGCTGCTCTATTGCTTCAA AGGGAAGACGCTACCATTAGTATTGTCCACTCTAGAACCAAGAACCCTGAGGAGATCACCAGACAAGCCGATATCATAATCGCTGCTGTAGGACAACCGAACATGGTGAAGGGGAATTGGATAAAGCCTGGTGCTGTTATCATTGATGTCGGGATTAATCCAGTGGAG GATTCGAAAAGCGCTCGAGGTTATCGATTGGTTGGAGATGTTTGCTACGAGGAAGCTTGCAAGGTTGCTTCAGCTATTACACCAGTTCCTGGAGGAGTTGGTCCAATGACAATAGCTATGCTTCTATCTAATACTCTCAGTTCAGCAAAGAGGATAAATAACCTCCAGTGA